In Wenyingzhuangia fucanilytica, the following are encoded in one genomic region:
- the rplV gene encoding 50S ribosomal protein L22 produces the protein MGVRKHNMAKQIKEAKKEVAFAKLTGCPTSPRKMRLVADLVRGVEVEKALQILKFSSKEASINLEKLLLSAIANWQAKNEDASIEEANLYVKTITVDSAGMLKRLRPAPQGRAHRIRKRSNHVTIVLGSKNVESK, from the coding sequence ATGGGAGTTCGTAAACATAATATGGCAAAACAGATCAAAGAAGCAAAGAAAGAAGTTGCTTTCGCTAAGTTGACTGGTTGTCCTACATCACCAAGAAAAATGAGATTGGTGGCTGATTTAGTAAGAGGAGTAGAGGTTGAAAAAGCTTTACAAATCTTGAAATTTAGCTCTAAAGAAGCATCTATAAACTTAGAGAAGTTATTGTTATCTGCAATTGCTAACTGGCAAGCAAAGAACGAAGACGCAAGTATAGAGGAGGCTAATTTATATGTTAAAACAATTACTGTAGATTCTGCAGGAATGTTAAAGAGATTAAGACCAGCTCCACAAGGTCGTGCACATAGAATTCGTAAGCGTTCTAATCACGTTACTATTGTGTTGGGAAGTAAAAATGTTGAAAGCAAATAA
- the rpsS gene encoding 30S ribosomal protein S19 — protein sequence MARSLKKGPFIFHKLEKRVIANAEAGSKEVIKTWSRASMITPDFVGQTIGVHNGRTFVPVYVTENMVGHKLGEFSPTRTFRGHGADKKNKGKK from the coding sequence ATGGCACGTTCATTAAAGAAAGGACCTTTCATATTCCACAAACTTGAGAAGAGAGTTATCGCTAATGCTGAGGCAGGAAGCAAAGAAGTAATCAAGACTTGGTCAAGAGCTTCTATGATTACTCCAGATTTCGTTGGACAAACTATTGGAGTTCACAACGGAAGAACATTTGTACCAGTATATGTTACTGAAAACATGGTAGGTCATAAATTAGGAGAGTTTTCACCAACACGTACCTTTAGAGGTCACGGTGCAGACAAGAAAAATAAAGGAAAAAAATAG
- the rplB gene encoding 50S ribosomal protein L2, with translation MSVRKLKPITPGQRFRVVNGFDAITTDKPEKSLLAPNKRSGGRNNSGRMTMRYVGGGHKKRYRIIDFNRDKFGVEATVKTIEYDPNRTAFIALVEYTDGEKRYVIAQAGLQVGQTIVSNNDAITPDVGNAMPLANIPLGTTICCIELRPGQGAVMARSAGSFAQLMAKEGKYATVKLPSGETRLILLTCIATIGVVSNSDHQLLVSGKAGRSRWLGRRPRTNAVRMNPVDHPMGGGEGRSSGGHPRSRNGIPAKGYKTRSKTKASNKYILERRKK, from the coding sequence ATGTCAGTTAGAAAATTAAAACCAATCACACCAGGTCAGCGTTTTAGAGTTGTAAATGGGTTCGACGCCATTACTACTGATAAGCCGGAAAAGTCATTATTGGCACCGAATAAAAGATCTGGAGGTCGAAACAACAGTGGTAGAATGACAATGCGCTACGTAGGTGGTGGTCATAAGAAAAGATACCGTATTATCGATTTTAATAGAGATAAATTCGGTGTTGAAGCGACTGTAAAAACAATTGAGTACGATCCAAATCGTACTGCATTTATTGCATTAGTAGAGTATACTGATGGAGAAAAAAGATATGTTATCGCTCAAGCAGGATTACAGGTAGGTCAAACTATTGTGAGTAATAATGATGCTATCACTCCAGATGTTGGTAATGCAATGCCTTTGGCAAACATTCCTTTAGGTACAACAATTTGTTGTATTGAATTAAGACCAGGTCAAGGAGCTGTAATGGCTCGTTCTGCGGGTTCTTTTGCACAATTAATGGCAAAAGAAGGAAAGTATGCTACTGTAAAATTACCGTCAGGTGAAACAAGATTGATCTTGTTAACTTGTATCGCAACAATCGGAGTTGTTTCAAACTCAGATCACCAATTATTAGTTTCTGGTAAAGCTGGTAGATCAAGATGGTTAGGTAGAAGACCAAGAACAAACGCTGTAAGAATGAACCCTGTTGATCACCCAATGGGAGGTGGAGAAGGACGTTCTTCTGGAGGTCACCCAAGATCAAGAAATGGTATACCTGCTAAAGGATACAAGACTAGATCTAAGACAAAAGCGAGTAATAAGTATATTTTAGAACGTAGAAAAAAATAA
- the rplW gene encoding 50S ribosomal protein L23 — translation MSILIKPIITEKATKDSELLNRYAFVVKLKANKIEIKEAVEAAYGVSVEKVRTMIYPVKRSTKFTKKGVVESKISAYKKAIIEVAEGENIDFYSNI, via the coding sequence ATGAGTATTTTAATAAAACCTATTATTACAGAAAAAGCAACAAAAGATAGCGAGTTATTAAACCGCTATGCTTTTGTTGTAAAGTTGAAAGCTAACAAAATTGAAATCAAAGAAGCTGTTGAAGCTGCTTATGGTGTTTCAGTTGAGAAGGTAAGAACAATGATATATCCAGTAAAACGTTCGACAAAATTCACTAAAAAAGGTGTAGTTGAGTCGAAAATTTCTGCATATAAAAAAGCTATCATCGAGGTAGCTGAAGGAGAGAATATTGACTTTTATAGTAATATTTAA
- the rplD gene encoding 50S ribosomal protein L4, with protein MKVAVLDYTGKDTGRQVELSDAVFAIEPNDHAVYLDVKQHLANKRQGTHKSKERAEIAGSTRKIKKQKGTGTARAGSIKSPVFRGGGRIFGPRPKDYSFKLNKNLKRLARKSAFSLQAKESNIIVLEDFSFEAPNTKNFINVLKALELDNKKSLFVLGDSNKNVYLSSRNLKGSEVVTTSELNTYKVLNAGKVVLLEGAIEGIEANLSK; from the coding sequence ATGAAAGTAGCAGTTTTAGATTATACAGGAAAAGATACAGGACGTCAGGTTGAATTATCTGATGCAGTATTCGCTATAGAGCCAAACGATCATGCAGTTTACTTAGATGTAAAGCAGCACTTGGCAAACAAAAGACAAGGAACTCACAAATCAAAAGAAAGAGCTGAGATTGCTGGGTCTACAAGAAAGATTAAAAAACAAAAAGGTACTGGTACTGCTCGTGCAGGATCTATTAAATCTCCTGTTTTCAGAGGAGGAGGTAGAATTTTTGGACCAAGACCAAAAGATTATTCTTTCAAATTAAATAAAAACTTAAAGAGATTAGCTAGAAAATCTGCTTTCAGTTTACAAGCAAAAGAGTCTAATATTATCGTTTTAGAAGACTTCAGTTTTGAAGCTCCAAACACTAAAAATTTCATTAACGTATTGAAAGCTTTAGAGTTAGATAATAAAAAATCTCTATTTGTGTTGGGTGATTCAAATAAAAATGTATATTTGTCTTCACGAAATTTAAAAGGGTCTGAAGTTGTAACTACCTCAGAATTAAACACTTATAAAGTATTAAATGCTGGAAAAGTTGTTTTATTAGAGGGTGCAATTGAAGGTATTGAAGCTAATTTAAGTAAATAG
- the rplC gene encoding 50S ribosomal protein L3, translated as MSGLIGKKIGMTSIFDENGKNIPCTVIQAGPCVVTQVRTEEVDGYSAIQLGFDDKSDKNTTKALQGHFAKAGTTSKKKVVEFSFDEELNLGDTVGVDLFVEGEFVDVSGISKGKGFQGVVKRHGFAGVGQATHGQHNRLRAPGSIGAASYPARVFKGMRMAGRMGGDKVKVENLRVLKVVADKNLIVVKGCVPGAKNSYLTIEK; from the coding sequence ATGTCTGGGTTAATAGGAAAAAAAATCGGAATGACTAGCATTTTTGATGAGAACGGGAAAAATATTCCTTGTACTGTAATTCAAGCTGGTCCATGTGTAGTTACCCAAGTCAGAACTGAGGAAGTAGATGGTTATTCTGCTATCCAATTAGGTTTCGATGACAAATCTGACAAGAATACTACCAAAGCTTTGCAAGGTCACTTCGCAAAAGCTGGTACTACTTCTAAAAAGAAAGTTGTTGAATTTAGTTTTGATGAGGAGTTAAATTTAGGGGACACTGTAGGTGTTGATCTATTTGTAGAAGGTGAATTTGTTGATGTAAGCGGAATCTCTAAAGGTAAAGGTTTCCAAGGTGTTGTAAAACGTCATGGATTTGCTGGAGTTGGTCAAGCTACTCACGGTCAACATAACCGTTTAAGAGCTCCAGGATCTATTGGTGCTGCATCTTACCCTGCACGTGTATTCAAAGGAATGCGTATGGCAGGAAGAATGGGAGGAGATAAAGTTAAAGTTGAAAACTTAAGAGTTTTAAAAGTTGTTGCTGACAAGAACTTAATCGTAGTAAAGGGATGTGTTCCTGGAGCTAAGAACTCTTACTTAACTATCGAGAAATAA
- the rpsJ gene encoding 30S ribosomal protein S10, producing the protein MSQKIRIKLKSYDYNLVDKSAEKIVKTVKSTGAVVNGPIPLPTNKKIFTVLRSPHVNKKSREQFQLSSYKRLLDIYSSSSKTIDALMKLELPSGVEVEIKV; encoded by the coding sequence ATGAGTCAAAAAATCAGAATAAAACTAAAGTCTTACGACTACAACTTAGTAGATAAATCTGCTGAGAAAATCGTAAAGACGGTAAAGTCTACTGGAGCTGTTGTAAACGGTCCTATTCCTTTACCAACAAATAAAAAGATTTTTACTGTATTACGTTCTCCACACGTAAACAAAAAATCTAGAGAGCAATTCCAATTATCTTCTTATAAAAGATTATTAGACATTTATAGTTCTTCTTCTAAGACTATTGATGCTTTAATGAAATTAGAATTACCTTCTGGAGTAGAAGTAGAAATCAAAGTTTGA
- the fusA gene encoding elongation factor G: MARDLKLTRNIGIAAHIDAGKTTTTERILYYTGVSHKIGEVHDGAATMDWMEQEQERGITITSAATTCTWQFPLENAQVLPDTKGYHFNIIDTPGHVDFTVEVNRSLRVLDGLVFLFSAVDGVEPQSETNWRLADNYKVPRIGFVNKMDRQGSNFANVCSQVKEMLGSNAVEIVLPIGEENDFRGIVDLVKNRAIIWHDETQGATFDEIDIPEDLVDEAAEARARLIEEVAGYDENLLEKFMEDENSITEEEVHAALRAAVMDMAIIPMICGSSFKNKGVQFLLDAVCRYLPSPLDRDNIVGTHPETGEEVTRKPDVKDKFSALAFKIATDPFVGRLAFFRAYSGRLDAGSYILNNRSGKKERISRIYQMHANKQNSIDYIEAGDIGAAVGFKDIKTGDTMSSLDGPIVLESMDFPAPVIGISIEPKTKADVDKMGMALAKLAEEDPTFTVKTDEASGQTVISGMGELHLEVLVDRMKREFKVEVNQGQPQVEYKEAVTKTTEHRETYKKQSGGRGKFGDIVFTMGPVDEDFEGTGLQFIDEIKGGRIPKEFIPAVEKGFKESMQNGPLAGFVMDSLKVVLKDGSFHPVDSDALSFELAAKMGYKACAKAAGAVILEPIMKMDVITPEENMGDIVGDLNRRRGQVSDMSDRGGAKVVKADVPLSEMFGYVTTLRTLSSGRATSTMEFSHYAQTPANVSEEVIAASKA; the protein is encoded by the coding sequence ATGGCTAGAGATTTAAAACTTACAAGAAATATTGGTATTGCTGCGCATATTGATGCAGGGAAAACAACCACTACAGAGCGTATATTGTATTACACAGGAGTTTCTCACAAGATTGGAGAAGTTCATGATGGAGCTGCAACTATGGACTGGATGGAGCAAGAGCAAGAAAGAGGTATTACAATTACTTCTGCTGCAACAACTTGTACATGGCAATTCCCTTTAGAAAATGCACAAGTACTTCCAGATACTAAGGGATACCACTTTAACATTATTGATACTCCAGGACACGTTGACTTTACAGTTGAGGTAAACCGTTCTTTACGTGTATTAGATGGATTGGTTTTCTTATTTAGTGCTGTTGATGGTGTTGAGCCTCAGTCAGAAACTAACTGGAGATTAGCAGATAACTATAAAGTGCCTCGTATTGGATTCGTAAACAAAATGGACCGTCAAGGGTCTAACTTTGCTAACGTATGTAGCCAGGTAAAAGAAATGTTAGGTTCTAATGCAGTTGAAATCGTTTTACCAATTGGTGAAGAAAACGATTTTAGAGGTATTGTAGATTTAGTAAAAAACAGAGCTATTATTTGGCACGATGAAACTCAAGGGGCAACTTTTGATGAAATCGATATTCCTGAAGATTTAGTTGACGAAGCTGCTGAAGCTCGTGCTAGATTGATTGAAGAAGTAGCCGGATATGATGAGAACTTGTTAGAGAAGTTCATGGAAGATGAAAACTCTATCACTGAAGAAGAAGTACACGCTGCTTTAAGAGCTGCTGTAATGGATATGGCAATCATTCCTATGATTTGTGGATCTTCATTCAAAAACAAAGGAGTTCAATTCTTGTTAGATGCTGTTTGTAGATACTTACCTTCTCCATTAGATAGAGATAATATCGTTGGAACTCATCCTGAAACAGGAGAAGAGGTAACTAGAAAACCAGATGTAAAAGATAAGTTTTCTGCATTAGCATTTAAGATTGCTACAGATCCTTTCGTAGGACGTTTAGCTTTCTTCCGTGCATATTCAGGACGTTTAGATGCTGGTTCTTATATCTTAAACAACCGTTCAGGTAAAAAAGAACGTATCTCTCGTATCTACCAAATGCACGCTAACAAACAAAACTCTATCGATTATATCGAAGCTGGAGATATTGGAGCTGCTGTTGGATTTAAAGATATCAAAACAGGAGATACTATGTCTTCATTAGATGGACCAATCGTATTAGAGAGCATGGATTTCCCTGCACCGGTAATTGGTATTTCTATTGAGCCTAAAACTAAGGCAGATGTTGATAAAATGGGTATGGCTTTAGCTAAATTAGCTGAGGAAGATCCTACATTTACTGTAAAAACTGATGAGGCTTCTGGTCAAACAGTAATTTCAGGAATGGGAGAATTACACTTAGAGGTTTTAGTTGACCGTATGAAACGTGAGTTCAAAGTTGAAGTTAACCAAGGACAACCACAAGTAGAGTACAAAGAAGCTGTAACAAAAACTACAGAACACAGAGAAACTTATAAAAAGCAATCTGGAGGACGTGGTAAGTTTGGAGATATTGTATTTACTATGGGGCCTGTTGATGAAGATTTTGAAGGAACAGGATTACAATTTATTGATGAAATTAAAGGTGGACGTATTCCTAAGGAATTCATTCCAGCTGTAGAAAAAGGATTTAAAGAGTCTATGCAAAATGGACCTTTAGCTGGATTCGTAATGGATTCATTAAAAGTTGTTTTAAAGGATGGATCTTTCCACCCTGTGGATTCTGATGCTTTATCATTCGAATTGGCTGCTAAAATGGGATATAAAGCTTGTGCAAAAGCTGCCGGAGCTGTTATCTTAGAGCCAATCATGAAAATGGATGTTATTACTCCAGAAGAAAACATGGGAGATATCGTAGGAGACTTAAACAGACGTAGAGGTCAAGTAAGCGATATGAGTGATAGAGGAGGAGCAAAAGTTGTTAAAGCTGATGTGCCATTATCAGAAATGTTTGGTTATGTAACTACTTTACGTACGTTATCATCTGGTAGAGCAACTTCTACAATGGAGTTCTCTCACTATGCACAAACACCTGCTAACGTATCAGAAGAAGTAATTGCAGCTTCTAAAGCTTAA
- the rpsG gene encoding 30S ribosomal protein S7 has product MRKRRAKKRILLPDPKFNDQLVTRFVNNLMWDGKKSTAFKIFYDALEIVENKKGEEEEKTSLEIWKDALSNVMPQVEVRSRRVGGATFQIPMPIRPDRKVSMAMKWLISYSRKRNEKTMAQKLAAEVLAAAKEEGAAVKKRVDVHKMAEANKAFSHFRF; this is encoded by the coding sequence ATGAGAAAAAGGAGAGCAAAAAAGAGAATTCTTTTACCGGATCCAAAGTTTAACGACCAATTGGTAACACGTTTTGTAAACAACTTAATGTGGGATGGAAAGAAATCTACAGCGTTCAAGATTTTTTACGATGCATTAGAGATTGTAGAAAATAAAAAAGGAGAAGAAGAAGAAAAAACTTCTTTAGAAATATGGAAAGATGCATTATCTAACGTAATGCCTCAAGTAGAAGTACGTAGCCGTCGTGTAGGTGGTGCTACTTTTCAAATTCCAATGCCAATTAGACCAGACCGTAAGGTTTCTATGGCAATGAAATGGTTAATTTCTTACTCTAGAAAGAGAAATGAAAAGACTATGGCTCAAAAATTAGCTGCAGAAGTATTAGCTGCTGCAAAAGAAGAAGGAGCTGCTGTTAAAAAGAGAGTGGATGTTCACAAGATGGCTGAAGCTAACAAAGCATTTTCACATTTTAGATTTTAA
- the rpsL gene encoding 30S ribosomal protein S12 — MPTIQQLVRKGRAQVTKKSKSAALKACPQRRGVCTRVYTTTPKKPNSAMRKVARVRLTNGNEINAYIPGEGHNLQEHSIVLVRGGRVKDLPGVKYHVVRGALDTAGVEGRTQRRSKYGTKRPKK; from the coding sequence ATGCCAACTATTCAACAATTAGTTAGAAAAGGAAGAGCCCAAGTTACTAAGAAGAGTAAATCGGCTGCCTTGAAGGCATGTCCACAACGTCGTGGAGTATGTACGCGTGTTTATACTACAACACCTAAGAAACCTAACTCAGCAATGCGTAAAGTAGCGCGTGTTAGATTAACAAATGGTAATGAGATAAACGCTTACATCCCAGGAGAAGGACATAACTTACAAGAGCACTCGATAGTATTAGTAAGGGGAGGAAGAGTAAAAGATTTACCAGGGGTAAAGTATCACGTAGTACGTGGAGCTTTAGATACTGCTGGTGTTGAGGGAAGAACTCAACGTAGATCTAAGTATGGAACTAAGCGTCCAAAAAAATAA
- a CDS encoding BamA/TamA family outer membrane protein — MKFHHFLFLILVLFFSKISWGQKNSTNFILKDSLQYNFSLDGIHDFDDLEKKLNNEGYYFYTSTLIKKDSLDSYIINSSIKTNIVCIKNIPRKVQQIFKTKSESLYIVPKEISKWMQKINNDFDKKGESFSEIKLINHTLENDTLFCNLHIQQSNKRYIDKTIIKGYDRFPKRFLKHYIATKKPFSKELLNTTEQKINQLNFAKNTKKPAVLFTKDSTHLYLYIDRVKANKLDALLGFSNSEGSNKIRFNGYVDISLTNTLHKGETFAFKWNNTGEDQQEIDLNIDNPYIFNSPINAGYHLNIFRRDSTFVNTLHEFSIGYRPHYKHLINTYYHTEHSSTLNSFNSNILEYSKNIYGIQYTYKELNNFGIPKSKVQLDFGLGTKKNQTVNTQQQTFKSDLIYSIEINPINHIYLENRNAYLRSPNKNINELYRTGGATTMRGFLEQSIIAHLYNYANIEYRYFTNIASYIYGFSDIGYFKNINQENNLLSFGLGYTMGIPSGLLKISYAVGKNQNTTFNLNNGLFHINFVTIF, encoded by the coding sequence ATGAAATTTCATCATTTTTTATTTTTAATACTCGTTTTATTTTTCTCTAAAATTTCTTGGGGACAAAAAAACAGCACAAATTTTATCCTTAAAGATAGTTTGCAATATAATTTCTCATTAGATGGCATTCATGATTTTGATGACTTAGAAAAAAAACTAAATAATGAAGGTTACTATTTTTACACTTCAACACTCATCAAAAAAGATAGCTTAGATTCTTATATTATTAATAGCAGTATAAAAACCAATATCGTTTGTATTAAGAATATCCCTAGAAAAGTTCAACAAATTTTTAAAACAAAATCAGAGTCTCTATATATAGTCCCAAAAGAGATATCTAAGTGGATGCAAAAAATCAATAATGATTTTGATAAAAAAGGTGAAAGTTTTTCTGAAATAAAACTCATCAATCACACTTTAGAAAACGACACACTATTCTGCAACCTACATATTCAACAATCAAACAAAAGATATATTGATAAAACAATCATAAAAGGATATGATAGATTTCCTAAAAGATTCTTAAAACATTATATAGCTACGAAAAAACCTTTTAGTAAAGAACTGTTAAACACCACTGAGCAAAAAATCAATCAATTAAACTTTGCTAAAAACACAAAAAAACCAGCTGTCCTTTTTACAAAAGACTCTACTCACCTATACCTATATATAGATAGAGTAAAAGCAAACAAGCTAGATGCCTTATTAGGTTTTAGCAACAGTGAAGGAAGCAACAAAATTAGATTTAATGGCTATGTTGATATTTCTTTAACAAACACGCTTCATAAAGGAGAAACATTTGCTTTTAAATGGAACAACACAGGAGAAGACCAACAAGAAATTGATTTAAATATTGATAACCCTTATATTTTTAACTCGCCTATAAACGCAGGTTATCATTTAAACATTTTTAGACGCGATAGTACTTTTGTAAACACCTTACATGAATTTAGTATTGGATACAGGCCACATTACAAACATTTAATCAATACTTATTACCACACCGAACATTCATCAACCTTAAATTCTTTTAACTCAAACATTCTTGAATACTCCAAAAACATTTACGGTATTCAATACACCTACAAGGAACTGAACAATTTTGGAATTCCCAAAAGCAAGGTGCAATTAGACTTTGGCTTGGGAACAAAAAAAAACCAAACGGTAAACACCCAACAACAAACTTTTAAAAGTGATCTTATTTACTCTATAGAAATTAACCCCATCAATCATATTTATTTGGAAAACAGAAATGCTTATTTACGTTCTCCAAACAAAAACATTAATGAATTATACAGAACAGGTGGAGCAACTACTATGCGTGGTTTTTTAGAACAAAGCATTATTGCCCATTTATACAACTACGCTAATATTGAATATAGATACTTTACCAACATAGCAAGCTATATTTATGGTTTTAGTGATATTGGTTATTTTAAAAACATCAATCAAGAAAATAACTTATTAAGTTTTGGACTGGGATACACCATGGGTATTCCCTCTGGATTATTAAAAATAAGTTATGCTGTCGGAAAAAATCAAAACACTACTTTTAACTTAAATAACGGATTGTTTCATATTAACTTTGTAACTATTTTTTAG
- a CDS encoding TIGR04282 family arsenosugar biosynthesis glycosyltransferase, with the protein MSNQLLIIFIRKPELGKVKTRLAKDTSDEVALAVYKDLLTHTHQITKDLEVDKWVFYTDEIEFDDMWDNGDYMKMIQAQGDLGNKMQEAFFKGFGAGYLEIVIIGSDVDTLSKEIIEDAFEQVKQQPVIGPSEDGGYYLLGLDEPRTDVFTNKEWGTDSVLRDTLLDFENEEVAILDELNDIDLLEDIEEDSFLFHHVKDYK; encoded by the coding sequence ATGAGCAATCAACTCTTAATTATATTTATACGCAAACCAGAATTAGGAAAAGTAAAAACACGTTTGGCCAAAGATACTTCAGATGAAGTTGCCTTAGCCGTTTACAAAGATTTACTAACCCATACCCACCAAATCACTAAAGATTTAGAGGTTGACAAATGGGTCTTTTATACTGATGAAATTGAATTTGATGACATGTGGGATAATGGAGACTACATGAAAATGATTCAAGCCCAAGGTGATTTAGGAAACAAAATGCAAGAAGCCTTTTTTAAAGGATTTGGAGCAGGGTATTTAGAAATTGTTATTATTGGTAGTGATGTAGATACCTTATCAAAAGAAATTATAGAAGATGCTTTTGAACAAGTAAAACAACAGCCTGTTATTGGTCCATCGGAAGATGGTGGATACTATTTATTAGGATTAGACGAACCTAGAACAGATGTTTTTACCAATAAAGAATGGGGAACAGACTCAGTGCTTAGAGATACTCTTTTAGATTTTGAAAACGAAGAAGTAGCCATTCTAGACGAATTAAATGATATTGATTTATTAGAGGATATAGAAGAAGATTCTTTTTTATTCCATCATGTAAAAGACTATAAATAA
- a CDS encoding purine-nucleoside phosphorylase, whose amino-acid sequence MTLQNIQESVDFLTAKGIKAPTVAIVLGTGLGKLTDKINITHEIDYTDIPHFVTATLESHAGKLIFGTLAGKDVVVMNGRFHLYEGYNFNEITYGVRVMKALSANHLLISNAAGAINLNFNKGELMLIDDHINLQGGSPLAFKNAKEFGNIFVDMSAPYNKKLNSQLESIAGQNNINLHKGVYASVVGPQLETRAEYKYLKIIGADAVGMSTVPEVIVANQIGLPCVAISVLTDECDPKNLKPINIPEIFEMAAKAEPMLITLFTKLIEQL is encoded by the coding sequence ATGACCTTACAAAACATACAAGAAAGTGTTGATTTTCTTACAGCAAAAGGAATTAAAGCACCAACAGTTGCTATTGTTTTAGGAACAGGACTTGGTAAGCTAACTGATAAAATTAACATCACACACGAGATTGATTACACTGATATTCCTCACTTTGTAACCGCAACTTTAGAATCTCATGCAGGTAAACTTATTTTTGGAACTCTTGCAGGAAAAGACGTTGTGGTGATGAATGGTCGTTTTCATTTATATGAAGGATACAACTTTAATGAAATTACCTATGGAGTTAGAGTGATGAAAGCTCTTAGTGCAAATCACCTATTAATTTCTAATGCCGCCGGAGCAATCAACTTAAACTTTAACAAGGGAGAGTTAATGCTAATAGATGATCATATCAACCTACAAGGTGGTTCTCCCCTAGCGTTTAAAAATGCTAAAGAATTTGGAAATATTTTTGTGGATATGTCTGCTCCATACAACAAAAAATTAAATTCACAGCTAGAAAGTATTGCAGGGCAAAACAACATCAATCTTCACAAAGGAGTTTACGCATCTGTAGTAGGCCCACAACTAGAAACTCGCGCTGAATACAAATACTTAAAAATTATTGGTGCCGATGCAGTAGGTATGAGTACCGTTCCAGAAGTAATTGTGGCCAATCAAATTGGATTGCCCTGTGTGGCTATTTCTGTTTTAACGGATGAATGTGATCCAAAAAACTTAAAACCTATTAATATTCCTGAAATTTTTGAAATGGCTGCCAAAGCAGAACCTATGTTAATTACTTTATTCACCAAATTAATTGAGCAGTTATAA
- the arsM gene encoding arsenosugar biosynthesis arsenite methyltransferase ArsM encodes MSYLETTKNVYKEAALTPDVGLCCTTNPIWELPGLTIPKIMQEMNYGCGSTVHARDLSKNPKILYVGVGGGMELLQFSYFSRQKHGVIGIDVVDEMLEASAKNFIEAEEKNDWFNKEFVDLRKGDALNLPVDDNSIDVAAQNCLFNIFKADDLKKAIAEMYRVLKPHGRLVMSDPTCEQPMNDTLRNDERLRALCLSGSLPIAEYVKMLTDAGFGTIEIRARKPYRILDPKNYPTEELIYIESIEVAAIKDPMPEDGPCIFTGKAAIYYGDKDFFDDGKGHTLLKNQPLAICDKTAQALKDLGRDDIYFSESTYHYDGGGCC; translated from the coding sequence ATGAGTTACTTAGAAACCACCAAAAACGTATATAAAGAAGCTGCATTAACCCCAGACGTAGGTTTGTGCTGCACCACCAATCCTATTTGGGAATTGCCTGGACTAACCATTCCAAAAATAATGCAAGAAATGAACTACGGATGTGGTTCTACAGTACATGCTCGTGATTTATCTAAAAATCCTAAAATACTGTACGTAGGTGTTGGTGGCGGAATGGAATTGTTACAATTTTCTTATTTCTCTCGTCAAAAACATGGCGTAATTGGTATTGATGTTGTTGATGAAATGTTAGAAGCATCTGCCAAAAACTTTATAGAAGCCGAAGAAAAAAATGATTGGTTTAATAAAGAATTTGTCGATTTAAGAAAAGGAGATGCTCTAAATTTACCTGTTGATGACAACTCTATTGATGTAGCAGCACAAAATTGTTTGTTTAATATTTTTAAAGCAGATGATTTAAAAAAAGCCATTGCAGAAATGTATCGAGTTTTAAAACCACACGGTCGTTTGGTAATGAGCGATCCTACTTGTGAACAACCTATGAATGATACTTTGCGTAATGATGAACGATTACGTGCTTTGTGCTTAAGTGGTAGTTTACCTATAGCTGAATATGTTAAAATGTTAACCGATGCTGGTTTTGGAACTATTGAAATTAGAGCTAGGAAACCATATAGAATTTTAGATCCTAAAAATTATCCTACAGAGGAATTGATTTATATAGAATCTATTGAAGTGGCTGCTATTAAAGATCCTATGCCAGAAGACGGCCCTTGTATATTTACAGGAAAAGCTGCTATTTATTATGGAGATAAAGACTTTTTTGACGATGGAAAAGGACATACTTTGCTAAAAAATCAACCATTAGCCATTTGCGATAAAACAGCTCAAGCTTTAAAAGATTTAGGCAGAGATGATATTTATTTTTCAGAATCTACTTATCATTACGATGGTGGAGGGTGTTGTTAA